The region tttttttttaaagatgaccggtaaggggatctcaacccttgacttggtgtagtcagcaccacgctctcccagtatGGAGAGCTCCCAGTATGGTGCTCTCCCAGCACCACGGCCatccatccctatatgggatccgaacctgtggccttggtgttatcagcaccgcactctcccgagtgagccatgggccggcccaagggattttttttctttaaggtaaAATATCACAGAGATGGAGAAAACAAGAGGGGAGACAAAGATAGACAAATTCTTGATACTAGAAaacatataagggtacttcaaaaagttcatggaaagattcatattatattttaattctatatctccatgaactttttgaagtaccttgagtggatgagaaaactgaatcttAAGCCAGTAATGAGAACATCTGAGAACCAACCCTGTTTATACATCAGAATCCCCCAAAGTTTTATAGTCAGTGGCACCAGGCATTCTGGCGGGTAAAGATAGATGGACTGAAAATAAGGATTGGTTCATGTCTGTATAAGAAGCTGTGAGATcccctgtactggacagctggAAACGTAAGCCTCCTTCACTTAGTAAAAGACTGGTGGTTTATTTCTGAAGAGGTTAAAACAGAGGGCCTCTGGGTCGAGGTCTCCTAGGTACAGTTGAGGGTGGAGTTATAGGGAAAATAGTGGAATTTATTATTGTATTCATACTGGATGCTGAAGTTCTCAGCCATCTTCCTCCACTTGGCTGTTAGAACACTGGTAGCCAGGCCTTTTTTCTAGAGCCAAAAAATGGAAGggttttctctggagaatccGACTGGCCTGAGAGGAAAGACCTAGAGTTTTGCAAACTAAATGGTTCAGCTAGATCACCCTACAGTGAAGTCATAGTTAACAAGCTTCACCTATGTACTCAGAGCTTCCATTCAGCTTTTTTTGTCTCAAGCAGCCACAGATTAATAGACAACTGAGGAATCCCTTGATAACGAAATAGAACcgaataaacagaaagaaaacaacttgGCGAAACAGGGTAAGCAGGGAGACATAAacttcaaaagaaaaggaaaagaaaccttATTAATATCTTCAGAGATAAGCATGTACTGCAAACATTAAAGAAGAGCAGGATACTATTAAAAAAGAGCATATCAAGAACTATTAAAAAAGAGCATATTGAGAACATACTGAACTTTTGGAGATTAAAAATATGATAGCaaaagtgaaaaactgaaaaaaaatcttagaagatAAATAGTTGAGGAAATCTCCCaggaaatagaataaaagataaagatGGAAAAAGGTAGAGAACGTTAGAGGATTTTTCTAGAACGTTCGATATTCAAATAATAGACTTATAACAAAAGAGAACAGATGAAAACTGAAAGGATGAAATCATTAATGAAATCCTTCAAGAAAATTTCCCTGAACTGAAGGACCAAATTTCCAGAACCAGAGGGCCTATGCAGTATATGACTGAAAGTAGATCCATACCAAGATATATCCTGTGAATTTTCATACCAAACACTGGGACCAGAAGAATCCTTTAAGCTTCTTGAGAGAGAAACAGGTTTAATTCACAGCATTAGAAATCAAGATGGTTTCATACTTTTCAACAGCAACACTGGAATCTAAAAGACTAGAGCAATGCCTTCAAAATGATTTTCATCTTAGAATTCTATATGCAGTCAAGTGTGAGACTAGAGACCTTCCCTTTACCCCCTCCCCCAGAAAAGGTTCTTCCCACCATTTCTCAGGAAGCTATTGGAGGGGGTGCTCAACACAGCAAAGGAATAATCTTAGAAATAGGAAGACATGGTATCTAGGAAACAGGAGATCAGGAGATCCGTCACAGGAGAGTGATGTTTCAGGGAGGATAGCTGGTCCAGATTGGAACAGATCAGAGAGACTGCTACAGAAAGGTGAAAATTGGTAGAAAAGGAGATTTGGACACTTGTCAGAAAGTTAGGCATTAAATTACTAATACATGCATAGAGAATTAAGCAAATTGAGAAATAGAAGACAATTTTTAATATAGTCTCAGATCATGTTATTTAGTGTTGTTAAGGTCAATGCCAAAATGATCAGAAGAGGTGAAAGTGATTGGCTCTGGGGAAGGGTGAATGGCAGGGCCTGcttgttttataaaaaatcttATACAACTATTTGATTCTTGAAACTGCATATATGACTGATAAAAGTAAATAATGGGAAAACTTGGCCAGCTTAATGAAAAGtgacatttgtaatttttataaaaattactagagaagttaaaatattttaatgtgtacATTTCCTACTTTGACTCTCAAATCTTCCCATTATCTGTCAATACAGATCAAAACTTTTGAGAGCAGACACTAGGGGTCCTTCCTGTCAAAAGTTGGAGGGTCTGGAATTCTATTGTCAAACTGTTCCCTGACACTTTTCTTTGTCTCCTTAAGGACCCTGGACTTAGATCAGGTTGCTGTAGACTGAAAAACCTCTATCTCAATGGCCTTAGCCTATCTTCTTCCTCAGGTTGTCCGCACAAACCAGTGTGCAGGAGAATTCGTCATTACCTTCCCCCGTGCTTACCACAGTGGCTTCAACCAAGGCTACAACTTTGCTGAGGCCGTCAACTTTTGCACTGCTGATTGGGTGAGTCTGGAGTGTGGTGGGATggcagggagaaaaaggaggattGTGGGGAAGCTGAGGCACCACGACCTCCAGACTTGGCCACACTCAACCTTGAACCTGTCCACAGTTGCCAGCTGGGCGCCAGTGCATTGAGCACTACCGCCGGCTACGAAGATACTGTGTCTTCTCCCATGAGGAGCTCATCTGCAAGATGGCTGCCTGCCCTGAGAAGCTGGACCTAAACCTGGCAGCAGCTGTGCATAAGGAGATGTTCATCATGGTGCAGGAGGAGCGGCGTCTACGAAAGGCCCTGCTGGAGAAGGTGGGTGGTGGGGAGAGTGCCCTGGGTCAGGCACTCTACCCTGGTGGAGATTGGGAGAGGCAGAGGTGTTACCAAGGAGGAGAGGATGTAGCCTCTATTCTTGGAGTGTAGTGAAAAGAACTAGATGCATCTGGGTTGAAAACCGCATTCCATTTTCTGCTCTACCTTTTACTAGCAACCTTGGACAAGTCAATTTACTTCACTACATGTTAGTTTCCCCATCCAGAAAATGAAGATTAAGACAATGCTTATCTTTTTGGATACTTGAGTGGATTAAAGATAATGTTTGTTTAGTAACTGACCCATAGCAGGTGCTGGTATAGCAGCTATTCATCATTGTTTAAATGACCCAGCAAGACAGACTGGCATATGAAACCCCCACTGCTGATTATCATACCCTCTCAAGTTACTTGATCTCTCATAGTCGCACTTTCTCACTCTAAAATGGGAGTAAATACCCAACTCGCAAGGTTGTTGTAAAGCTTTGAGTAAGGTGATTTATGTCAAAGCATATATTACTGCCCTTGCAATCTAGCAGCCGCTTTTGGTAATATTACTACATGAAAAAAGTGATTGAAATATGGAACGTTTCTTAGGAAATGCCACATTATTACATTCAGATGGTTCAGTAACCCAAACTAGGACAATAATGTTACCAAGTAGAAGGCAGTCATACTTTAATAGATTTCTCATGAGGATGTGTCAGTTGTGTATGTAGCTGAGTGGAAGCTGCTACAGAGCTATAAAATCCACTCGTGTAATTTCAGCTGCCTTCTTCAAGCTCCACATTTGCCCAGTGCCAGTGGTAAGCATGGGAGCTACCTGCAGGAAGTGTGGGGCAAGGAAGAGGGATGCACAGTTGGGCCAGACATGCTTTTCCCTGCCCTCTTCCTCCAGGTATCGGTACACCTTCGATGAGTTCCCTGCCATGCTGCATGTTAGGGAATTAACTTAGTGTGAGAGTCTTCCTTAAGATTACAAAGGACTTTTTGTCCCAGGGGATCCCTTACTACCTGTTTGGGGTAATACTTATTTATTATAAAGCCCATTCATAACTTTCCCATGAATGTGGACTGTAGGAAGAATTATAGCTATAGTAGTGTTGGAAGTTGGGCCTCTCAGTTGTGGTGTTATTTAATGAGTCCCTGGAGTTTTCTAGgcatcattttctctctctgttcagtGCTGTTATTAATTGATGGTCCTGTGACTGTGCCAGGCTACCGGAAGGAGCCAAAGCAAAGCGGGGAGAATAGACCTTCTCATCCTGACTTTCAGAATTCTTTATACTTGGTCCTTATCTTGAAGGAGGGTTCTGAACACTGTAGTGTTGGAATCCTGTAAGAGATTGTGTATATGTTTGAGTACTTTTCTGGGGAGAGGACTCATAGTTTGCAATCAGTTCTCAGAGTCCATGATCCAAAAAAACCTAGGGGCTTCACCCTTAGAACATTCTCTGGCTTTGGAGTCAAAATTGAATGCAGTCAAATCCTCACTTTGGCAAGTTATTGACTCTCACTGAGATTTAGTTTGTTCCTTAGTTAAATGAGATAGGCCTGTGAAATTATGTATTCTTATCTGAAAATTTGAACTAATAACAGTAAATAGTTGTTGAGCACTTATTCTCAGTGCTAAGATACTTGTCTAAGTCCTTAGTTGCTTTGCCTTtgttaatccttataacaacccaATAAAGAATACTGTTATCGCCATCTTataagataaagaaactgagatccagagaggttTAAATAATTTACTCACAATCACACAGTAAGTGGCAACGTGGGATTTGTAATGTGCAGTGGGCTCATAGCTTATACAGAGGTTATGTGTTAAAGTTGGTATATAAGACAAAAACTGTTAGAGCCaacatttctctttaaaattccTAAAATTGCCCATATATATAGCATTGTGCTGTTTTTCAGTTATTCCAACATAGCTggcttttcctttatttttggaaTGGATTGTGTTTTCTTCATCTGAGCAACAGATGAAGTTACTGGCTTAAGTTTGGAAGCCATGTTGCTGGGGAAAAATTGTATCTTTAAACCCTGGGCACAAGCTCTTACAGTTGAATTTCTGTAAGTTATGTATGCATATGCATTGTCTCCTGCCTGCTCAGCAGCCGGCACGGTGCCTGGAGCACAGTGGGTGCCAAATAAGTGGAAGCCAACATTGTTCCCTAGTGTACACCCTCCATACTAGTCAGGACAAGAGCTCTTGGCCACTCCCACACATTGCTACCTCTCTGGTGGCTTGGTCCACCACTTTCCTCACCTTCTCCTACCCAAAAGGCTCTTTCTGCTGATCTGAATCTTACCTGatctttcttcctctgtgaaatTCCCTCTGCCTCATCCCACACTGATCTTGCCCTGGTTCATCTGATTCCCCCAGCTTTGAGAGTCTGGACTTCACAAAAGGCAGGTGTTCTCTGTGGGGTTTGGCCTCCCAAACCCCACGGCCCTCAGCATAAATTTGAGTCTAAAGTGGGGCTTGGTGGTGGCTGAGATGGGAATTTCTGCCACCCTGTTCTAGTTTTATATAACATGTGGGTTGAACATCCACAGGGCATCACAGAGGCTGAACGAGAGGCTTTTGAGCTGCTCCCGGATGATGAGCGCCAGTGCATCAAGTGCAAGACCACATGTTTCTTGTCAGCCCTGGCCTGCTACGACTGCCCAGATGGCCTTGTCTGCCTGTCCCACATCAATGACCTCTGCAAGTGCTCTAGTAGCCGGCAGTACCTGCGGTAAGCATGGGGCCTGCTTGCAGGAAGTGGGGCAAGGAGGAGGATACAGAGTTGGGCCAGACATGCTCTTCGCTGCCCTCTTCGTCCAGGTATCGATACACGTTGGATGAGCTCCCTGCCATGCTGCATAAGCTGAAGGTTCGGGCCGAGTCCTTTGACACCTGGGCCAACAAAGTGCGAGTAGCCCTGGAGGTGGAGGATGGGCGGAAGCGCAGTGAGTGATGGGGGGATGAAGGGACTCCACAGGCAAGTTCTATTcccttttcttctatacctccaactcccttcctctgccttcacTCAATACTGCCTACTCCTTGCTGCTCTTAATCTCCCTTCAGGCCTTGAAGAGCTGAGGGCACTAGAGTCTGAGGCCCGTGAGCGGAGGTTTCCTAACAGTGAGCTGCTGCAGCGACTGAAAAACTGCCTGAGCGAGGCGGAGGCTTGTGTGTCCCAGGCTCTAGGACTGGTCAGCGGCCAGGAAGCTGGGTATGGCAGTGTGAGGTGTTGGGGCACGAATAGCCTGATGAGGATCCAGCACTGGGGAAAGTGCTACGAGGGGTGGACTCTGGATACCACTGAGCAAACTGGACATTAGCAGGAAGCTGCCAGGCACAAGTGTGAGGTGGCCTGGGAGGTGTTGGGGAGAGCAAGGAGACCAAGCAATGTAGAGTGGAGAGGGGAGCCTCACTGATAAGAATGCTAggagtgtttatttttatcaatgcATAGAGGAGATTTGAGAAGCTGAGGGATTTTATGGGCAGGGAGGAGTTGGAGGTTTAGGGGCAAGAACAGGACATAGATGTGTAAAGCTGATCATAGCCGCACAGCTTTAGAGTCATAGTAGAGGATGGATTGAGAAGTCCAGCTTCTCTTACCATCAGTTGGTTTCTAAgatctgccccccaccccccaatataTTTCCCCTCTTTTAATTCTTTCCTCTCATCATTTGAactcatatttttttgtttgtttaaaaaaccacttattgaggtatgattgacatacagAAAGTtatgcatatataatttatacaacttgatgagtttgaaTATAAGCATATACCTGGAACTCACTTGTATTTTAAAACCCTCCCTCTAACCTGGGCAGCAGGGGGAACTCTGAAGTATGCTAGATCAAGGCGGAAAGGTGTTGGATCTTAGCacagagatggagggaggggacTGGGTTTGGACCTGAAACCCCACATGTGAAACTCCATAGCCCCCACAGGGTGGCTGGTCTACAGATGACCCTGGCTGAGCTCCGGGCCTTTCTGGACCAGATGAACAACCTGCCTTGTGCCATGCACCAGATTGGGGATGTCAAGGTGAGGAGGGGTGGGTTTGGAGTGCTGCTGAGGGATTCAGGGGGATTGAGAGACCAAGCAGCGGGCCGCTCTTGGCTCccttaaaaaacttaaaagtgtTTGGGCAGGACAGAATGCATACGTAAGAAAGTAGTGGGGGTATGAGGCAAGGATGTAGTGACTGCTTCTTAGAAATGTGATTTgaggggcaggtggcaggggtaTGTACAGGATGCAAAATCTAGGGAAGGTTTcctggaggagatggaggagaagGAGATAACAAGGGTGTTTGTTGGGCCTGGCAAGTTGAGTAAAGATCATGAAGTAGAGGACAAGTGGGATGGAGAGGGCAGTGCACACCAGTGTGAGCACGAGAGTTTGTGCAAGAACTAAGCATAGCTAGCATAGCGTAGGGCAGAAGGTCTCTTGCTGCTCTGAGTCCTCTGGAGAGTTAAATAAAGCAGAGATTCCTGACCATCCCCTATTAAAAATTTCTTGGggtggggcccagaaatctgtattttaataaattctcCAGGGCATTCTAATGAGCAGCCAGGGTTACAAACCACTGTCTTAAGGTTTGGAGAAGGAGAGCCCAGCTCATGTTAGGCTCCTCTTTCTGAAAAGATTGGAGGGCAAGAAGGTAGGTGAGGCAAGAGTATCTGATGGTGGGACTTCTAAGTGGGCCCAGCTGAGGAGTTTGTTCTTTATCTTGTATCCTGGTAGGGTATTCTGGAACAGGTGGAGGCCTACCAGGCTGAGGCCCGTGATGCTCTGGCCTCACTGCCCTCTAGTCCAGGGCTATTGCAGTCCTTGTTGGAGAGGGGGCAGCAGCTGGGGGTAGAGGTGCCTGAGGCCCAGCAGCTCCAGCGGCAGGTGGAACAGGCACGATGGCTGGATGAGGTGAAACGCACGTTGGCTCCCTCAGCCCGAAGGGGCACCCTAGCTGTCATGCGGGGATTGTTGGCTGCGGGTGCTAGTGTAGCCCCTAGCCCTGCTGTGGATAAGGCCCGGGCCGAGCTGCAGGAGCTGCTGACCATTGCTGAACGCTGGGAAGAGAAAGCCCACCTCTGCCTGGAGGCCAGGTATGTCCagcctcttcccctccctgccctACTCCAGCCATCAAAGTGGAGAGCTTGAAGGTAATTCCCatgggtggccttgggcagcaTCACACTCTTGTACTGGTATGTTGACACTCCTTCCCTCTTTTGTTCCCTATCttgtccttattttttttttttttttttaaactctataTACGCATAGAGGCAGAGATAGGCTGCTGGAGGAGCAGAGATGGACAGATGCAGAGATACAGAGAGCACTAGCCCTAGAGGCTGACAAAGTGCACATGCACAGAAGCACAAATAACAGGCAGATGGACAGATGTTGGTAGAAAGACGCTGCACACGGAGCAATCCAATCTGACAAACTGCAGCAACAGGTGGCACACACAGGTTGTGTGTGTAGGCCCCGCCAGCAGGCTGACAGACTGGCAGACAAGCAGAGGCGCAAGAGCTGGGGCAGAAGGCTGAGATTGGGTGCGTGCAGTCTGCAGGAAGCAGGGACTGGCAGCCATCCATAGGCAGAATACAAGCAAGTAGGCCCAAGGGGCAGCAGGAATACCAGGCACCCAAGGGACCTAGGCACATATATCTGGTGGTCAGGCTGGGCTTCTGGTCAGGCAGACCACACCAGACTCAGTCCTTTTTCCCCTCCGTTTAGGCAGAAACATCCACCAGCTACCCTTGAGGCCATAATCCGCGAAGCAGAAAACATCCCTGTTCACCTGCCCAACATCCAGGCTCTCAAGGAGGCTCTTGCTAAGGCCCGGGCCTGGATTGCTGATGTGGATGAGATCCAAGTGAGGCCCCTGCCACCCCCAACCCTCCACTCCAGGCCTTCAGTCCAGCGATGGCACATACACTGGGTTGTGCTGGGTTGGGTTGGCTAGAGAGGAAGAGGGCACGCACATAGTGAAGAGGCAAAATATGCTTGGTGAGCAGTGTGAGAGGAGGGGTTGTAAGACCGGCctgaaggaagagagggtgctggTTAGCAGGAgggtggtggggcagggaggcaggtggTGTGGAGTggagcagggtggggcagggaagaGGTAGAAGAGGCCAACCGCACAAAGTAGCTAGTCTAGTGCTCCCGGAGACTGACTGGATACTTGGGGCTAAGCCAGTCAGTGGATGCAAACATCGTGGGAGAGAGCCAGGTGTTCCTTAGGACAATGCctgttttttttcctcaagacTGTGGGTCCAGTCCATCTTTCCAGCTCAGGGCTAGGCATGGAGAAAGCATCAATAGATGTTGGCAAGTTGAACTGAGCTTTCTCTCGCCCCTGTCCCCAGAATGGTGACCACTACCCCTGCTTGGATGACTTGGAGGGCCTGGTGGCTGTGGGCCGGGACCTCCCTGTGGGGCTGGAAGAGCTGAGACAGCTGGAGCTGCAGGTATTGACAGCACACTCTTGGAGGGAGAAGGCCTCCAAGACCTTCCTCAAGAAGAATTCTTGCTACACGCTGCTGGAGGTGAGGCCTGGGACCTTGACCTACAGCCTCTCCTGTGCCTGGCCCGGCTGTTGGGAGATGGCTCATATGAGAACTTGGGTTTTTGGGGGACaccagggaggggaggagaggtatGGGAGGTAGGGGAAGCCTGGTCattcctcctctgcctgcctcagGTGCTCTGCCCATGTGCAGACGCCGGCTCAGACAGCACCAAGCGCAGCCGGTGGATGGAGAAGGAGCTGGGGTTGTACAAATCTGACACAGAGCTGCTGGGGCTATCTGCACAGGacctcagggacccaggctctgtGGTAAGGAGCTTGGCACAGATGGGAAGAAGAGCCTGGCAATGATAGAATCTTTGAGCTGGGTGACCATGGGTAGAGTGCTTGCTCCCTGAGCCTTAGTTCTCCTGGTTTGGGAGTGGGGTTTTAAAGGGgccagagaagggagaggatAGGCTGCTGACCTATTCTTCCTGTCCTGGGCACGGCAGATAGTGGCCTTCAAGGAGGGGGaacagaaggagaaggaagggatCCTGCAGCTGCGTCGCACCAACTCAGCCAAGCCCAGTCCACTGGCATCATCAACCACAGCTGCCTCTGCAACCTCCATCTGTGTGTGTGGGCAGGTGCCGGCTGGGGTGGGGACTCTGCAGTGTGACCTGTGTCGGGACTGGTTCCATGGGCGGTGTGTGTCGGTACCCCGCCTCCTCAGCTCCCCAAGGCCCAGTCCCACCTCATCTCCACTGCTGGCCTGGTGGGAATGGGACACCAAATTCCTGTGTCCACTTTGTATGCGCTCACGGCGCCCACGCCTGGAGACCATCCTTGCACTGCTGGTAGCCCTGCAGAGACTGCCTGTACGGCTGCCTGAGGGCGAAGCCTTGCAGTGCCTCACAGAGAGGGCCATCAGCTGGCAGGGCCGTGCCAGACAGGCTCTGGCCTCTGAGGATGTAACTGCTCTGTTGGGACGGCTGGCTGAGCTCCGCCAACGGCTACAGGCTGAATCCAGGCCTGAGGAGCCTTCTGCTTACCCTTCAGCCCCTGCCTCTGATCCTGGATCAATCAGAGAAGGCAGTAGCAAGGATATACATAAGGTGAGCTGCTTAGCCTAGCTCTTGTCCTCAAATTTTTGGTCCTAGCCCCCATCCCTAATAAGGCTTCTACCCTGTCCCTGTTCTCCAGTGTTTGGTCTTGTTTGGCCCGGCCTGCATCCGTCCAGGTCACTAGACTCTGCTCCCTGCTGCAGCCTGTGTCTGCCGCCCTCCTCCTGCAGGAGGCGGAATGTCCCAAGTTTGGGGGTTGGGAGGAAGAAAAGGGCTTGGTTCTTTGGTTCAGTTACCCCTACCTACTCTTGCTCTCCTTGGCAGGTCCAGGGCTTACTGGAGAATGGAGACAGTGTGACAAGTCCTGAGAAGGTAGCCCCGGAGGAGGGCTCAGGTAAGAGAGGTGGGTGTAGGTGTGGTGGGGGTAGGCTGTTGACTGGATATAACTAGAGTGACCCATGTGGTCCTCAGCTCTGTTGTGGTGTGGGGACAAGACCAGGGGCAGTCTAACCTAGCCTGTTCTTGCAATCCCTCAGATCTGGAGCTGCTGTCTTCGCTGTTACCACAGTTGACCGGCCCCGTGTTGGAACTACCTGAGGCAACCCGGGCTCCCCTGGAGGAGCTCATGATGGAGGGGGACCTGCTGGAGGTGACCCTAGATGAGAACCACAGCATCTGGCAGCTACTGCAAGCTGGGCAGCCTCCAGACCTGGAGCGGGTCCGCACACTTCTGGAGGTGAGGATAGGGGTCACGGGCAGGGCCAGGAGGTCAGGCCAAGCAACAGGGAGCCCAGGCCTGACCACTGGCCCACATCCCATCTTTCTGTCTGTGATCACAGCTGGAGAAGGCAGAGCGCCATGGGAGTCGGGCACGGGGCAGGGCCCTGGAGAGGCGGCGGCGGAGGAAGGTGGACCGAGCTGGGGAGGGTGATGACCCAGCCCGAGAGGAGCTAGAGCCAAAGAGGGTACGGAGCTCAGGGCCAGAGGCTGAGGaggcccaggaggaggaggagctggaggaagagACGGGGGGTGAGGGCCCTCCTGCACCCCTCCCCACAACTGGCAGCCCCAGCACCCAGGAGAACCAGAATGGCTTGGAAACCGTGCTAGGGGCCACTTCAGGCCCCTCAGCCCCTTCATCCACTCTGACTCCCCGGCTGCATATGCCCTGCCCACAGCAGCCACCACAGCAACAGTTGTGACAGTGGCTGGGTCTAGCACAGACCCCAACAGAGATCCCCCCTCGGCCTCAAGGATCCTCTTTCTGACCATCAAGCCTGCTTCTtgggaggtgggtgggtgggggaggggggtatgGCTACCCCCTTATCTGCCCACCCACGAGTCCCTTGACTTTTATATTCTGACTCCAAGGTATTGTTCAGACCTCAGCTCCTGGGGGCCGGCCCCTGGAGTCCCCCTCCCTGGTAGCCTCTAACCAGCATTCCCAGATACCTGAGGCAGATAGATGGATGGGCAGGGGGGCAGgggcagctggggctgggccAGCACCATTCCACAGACAAGGCCAGTGCATATGCAAACTGGGGGAATCTCTTCTCCCTTCTGTCCCCAGTTCCAGCCCTGGCCAGGCCACGCTACACTAACCTCCCCGCCCCCTCTCACTCTTTCTCCTTCcaccctcttttccttcctccctctctgttcttctcccttcccctgaCTGTTCCACCCAGGAGGAGGAAACTTCACATAGCTGTGCtcacagttttttattttaaagtaatttggtTGGGGAGCTGAACAGGGCTCCCTGAGAACTGAAGAAAGCTTTTGGTGCTTGTCCTCACAACCACCTCAACCcttcctccctgtcctcctctgtctcctttcctcctcctgggTTCatgttgtaataaaaaaaaaagattgttggtGTGTAATTAATttgttcaaaaggaaaaaaaaaaaaaaaaagaaacttggttCCAACTGAagcctattttaattttattttattattttcctcttgtTAGAAATAAAACCCTTAGCAACATTTTTTGGAAACATGTTTCTGAAGTGCATTTCTCTTCAGTAGAGCAGTGGTAGTGCTGGTGGGAGCACTAGGGCTGAAGCCAGGGAGCTCTGGGTTCTGACACTGAGTTCCACCAGCTTCTCCTTAACCTTGGGCGAGACATCCTGATCCTCCCCTTCTCCACCCTCGGGCCAGTTTCTCCCATTTCCAAACAGATGGACTCTAGCACCGCTCACCTAAACTGTACAACAGCCTCCCCCAACTTTATGCTCTCCAGTCTATTCTCAAGCTTCCGGAGGAATTTTTTTCCCTAGCTTTACTGAGGT is a window of Cynocephalus volans isolate mCynVol1 chromosome X, mCynVol1.pri, whole genome shotgun sequence DNA encoding:
- the KDM5C gene encoding lysine-specific demethylase 5C isoform X2, which codes for MEPGSDDFLPPPECPVFEPSWAEFRDPLGYIAKIRPIAEKSGICKIRPPADWQPPFAVEVDNFRFTPRIQRLNELEAQTRVKLNYLDQIAKFWEIQGSSLKIPNVERRILDLYSLSKIVVEEGGYEAICKDRRWARVAQRLNYPPGKNIGSLLRSHYERIVYPYEMYQSGANLVCNTRPFDNEEKDKEYKPHSIPLRQSVQPSKFNSYGRRAKRLQPDPEPTEEDIEKNPELKKLQIYGAGPKMMGLGLMAKDKTLRKKDKEGPECPPTVVVKEESGGDVKVESTSPRTFLESKEELSHSPEPCTKMTMRLRRNHSNAQFIESYVCRMCSRGDEDDKLLLCDGCDDNYHIFCLLPPLPEIPKGVWRCPKCVMAECKRPPEAFGFEQATREYTLQSFGEMADSFKADYFNMPVHMVPTELVEKEFWRLVNSIEEDVTVEYGADIHSKEFGSGFPVSDSKRHLTPEEEEYATSGWNLNVMPVLEQSVLCHINADISGMKVPWLYVGMVFSAFCWHIEDHWSYSINYLHWGEPKTWYGVPSLAAEHLEEVMKKLTPELFDSQPDLLHQLVTLMNPNTLMSHGVPVVRTNQCAGEFVITFPRAYHSGFNQGYNFAEAVNFCTADWLPAGRQCIEHYRRLRRYCVFSHEELICKMAACPEKLDLNLAAAVHKEMFIMVQEERRLRKALLEKGITEAEREAFELLPDDERQCIKCKTTCFLSALACYDCPDGLVCLSHINDLCKCSSSRQYLRYRYTLDELPAMLHKLKVRAESFDTWANKVRVALEVEDGRKRSLEELRALESEARERRFPNSELLQRLKNCLSEAEACVSQALGLVSGQEAGPHRVAGLQMTLAELRAFLDQMNNLPCAMHQIGDVKGILEQVEAYQAEARDALASLPSSPGLLQSLLERGQQLGVEVPEAQQLQRQVEQARWLDEVKRTLAPSARRGTLAVMRGLLAAGASVAPSPAVDKARAELQELLTIAERWEEKAHLCLEARQKHPPATLEAIIREAENIPVHLPNIQALKEALAKARAWIADVDEIQNGDHYPCLDDLEGLVAVGRDLPVGLEELRQLELQVLTAHSWREKASKTFLKKNSCYTLLEVLCPCADAGSDSTKRSRWMEKELGLYKSDTELLGLSAQDLRDPGSVIVAFKEGEQKEKEGILQLRRTNSAKPSPLASSTTAASATSICVCGQVPAGVGTLQCDLCRDWFHGRCVSVPRLLSSPRPSPTSSPLLAWWEWDTKFLCPLCMRSRRPRLETILALLVALQRLPVRLPEGEALQCLTERAISWQGRARQALASEDVTALLGRLAELRQRLQAESRPEEPSAYPSAPASDPGSIREGSSKDIHKVQGLLENGDSVTSPEKVAPEEGSDLELLSSLLPQLTGPVLELPEATRAPLEELMMEGDLLEVTLDENHSIWQLLQAGQPPDLERVRTLLELEKAERHGSRARGRALERRRRRKVDRAGEGDDPAREELEPKRVRSSGPEAEEAQEEEELEEETGGEGPPAPLPTTGSPSTQENQNGLETVLGATSGPSAPSSTLTPRLHMPCPQQPPQQQL